A genomic window from Clostridium aceticum includes:
- a CDS encoding aminotransferase class IV, translated as MYISVNGHLLSKEKAGISPLGEGLSYGYGVFETIKFHGDNLYFFKEHIERLKDGCDKISLQFNLEIDLLKKQCYALIQRNHLTTGVLKISCIKNAEKKEVILSTRENKYTSEDYKKGFKLCFTNIKRNPYSILTYIKSNNYMENFLVRQQALSNQYDEVVFTNVHGEICEGTLSNIFFVKDGILHTPSIDCGILPGIMRQKIIDVAVDAKLSVAVGKYTKEDIMMAEEIFITNSLLEIMPICQIQDKEIDLQKNHITQKLIEYYNQYIDTLD; from the coding sequence ATGTATATTTCCGTAAATGGACACTTACTTTCAAAGGAAAAAGCTGGGATATCACCTTTAGGAGAGGGACTTTCCTATGGCTATGGTGTCTTTGAAACGATAAAATTTCATGGTGATAACCTATATTTTTTCAAGGAGCATATAGAGCGGTTAAAAGATGGTTGTGACAAAATAAGTTTGCAATTTAACCTGGAGATAGATTTATTAAAGAAACAATGCTATGCGTTGATACAAAGAAATCATTTAACCACAGGTGTACTAAAAATTTCCTGTATAAAAAATGCAGAAAAAAAAGAAGTTATTTTATCTACAAGAGAAAATAAATATACCAGTGAAGACTATAAAAAAGGTTTTAAGCTATGTTTTACTAATATAAAAAGAAATCCTTACTCTATTTTAACTTACATTAAGTCTAACAACTATATGGAAAATTTTTTAGTAAGACAACAGGCATTAAGCAATCAGTACGATGAAGTGGTTTTTACCAATGTACATGGAGAAATCTGTGAAGGCACTTTATCTAATATCTTTTTTGTTAAGGATGGTATATTGCATACACCATCTATAGACTGTGGTATTTTACCAGGAATTATGAGACAAAAAATTATTGATGTTGCAGTGGATGCGAAGCTGTCAGTTGCTGTTGGAAAGTATACGAAAGAAGATATAATGATGGCAGAAGAGATCTTTATTACGAATTCTCTTTTAGAAATTATGCCGATATGTCAAATACAAGATAAAGAAATAGATTTGCAGAAAAATCATATTACTCAGAAGTTGATCGAATATTATAACCAGTATATAGATACATTAGACTAA